From a single Stomoxys calcitrans chromosome 4, idStoCalc2.1, whole genome shotgun sequence genomic region:
- the LOC106087006 gene encoding ADP-ribosylation factor-like protein 2-binding protein, translating into MEDSANEDIQIDIVGITTGSAFFDEAIGHIEDIILSEEFHKMQNEFLEKHWSCFERSEENKLEYMDIFQEYGNKFERFIMQELRERMNDFDMERFAEELSSYNTKDDPYDFAASEIFELLQSFSDFQTFKELMLDYRNEKEGEMKQIDFDILITPLR; encoded by the exons ATGGAGGACTCTGCCAATGAAGATATACAAATTGACATTGTTGGCATTACAACCGGCAGTGCATTTTTTGATGAAGCTATTGGTCACATTGAAGACATTATCCTGAGCGAAGAATTTCACAAAATGCAAAATGAATTTCTGGAGAAACATTGGAGCTGCTTTGAAAGGAGCGAAGAGAACAAATTGGAGTATATGGATATTTTTCAAGAGTATGGAAATAAATTTGAAAGATTTATAATGCAGGAATTGCGTGAGCGAATGAATGATTTTGATATGGAAAGATTTGCCGAAGAATTGAG CTCCTACAACACCAAAGATGATCCCTATGATTTTGCTGCTTCAGAAATATTTGAACTCTTACAATCATTTAGCGATTTCCAAACATTTAAGGAACTTATGCTCGACTATCGAAATGAAAAGGAGGGGGAAatgaaacaaattgattttgatattttaataaCACCACTGAGATGA
- the LOC106086797 gene encoding WD repeat-containing protein 6 — MDMVGRVLETIADGIAIEILNGHAIITGKGNELHLFTRPQNNAETEHTSMWEEQVLDTKLINKIHGIHKNHQGNVLLVYGEKEFVLLQACQNQFIEFFRASLSDWISCGCFIINPQEVVLLTAHSIILRFDYDVLEKTCSLKERISCTDKSTLYCAHLYGTTWKKLVVFSGNAFGELLIWQPSQNAADMKLPTKPKMSSLIHRIPAHNGVIFSIDYDENAERLITTSDDRAVKWWKVLLLEAMESNWEKSSLKPVASGYGHISRVFKGRIIRNDSNVYALSVGEDSYLCLWNGKGELLFKRRQQFGATIWNFAYDQQSKTVYTIGSNGNVVAYDMSCELQKETKPPNIELLLPIVNEERPKEYIAKVKFLGDHDIVGITNENRLMRLTLESQNKVADNNSSSWSLIEVAGMDFKCTVMEVYGNRIAICGYKRLMVIEWKKENYRFDKILDEHMLEGVIHGFIFFSQEDFLVGDSKGNCVLYLEAQNVRRQMKLPVCKEPWLTTALLINQGQFLMVTNRLGNLLLYKLNSAEGNYDLCDVIKHIHGNLGATQLQVVCETKHKALVRSCGHDGAIKVFSLDFEEVKLNFCYRENVPLSCVENICKEDFTHDLFLGFNDSHFVVWSRKYDVLIKLDCGGGHRCWHFRTDFNDNNISLVFIKNKRVKFHRMPLINQGLMYLPAAKRWHTAPCNTMEALKSNDATQDNIVVTAGDDIIIKIHTLTKHQELVLRKELHSHISNVRTLKLLALNSEEFLIFSGGGRAQLCIAKVNSQNFHIEELQNYTLKAKEGMMTPAATNKQNQEKYNFNPETRLMSIDIKELDNKGNYLLFIGCSDGYIRCLIFELSSLVIEQAYEYFCNRCLLQVRYIKEYDHLLTADTNGRVCIFNTNLELVQGPLHIQDGGINGISTKYNADKNTLEIFSSGDGQQIAYTVLDTTTWSKTSLSRFWHVHTSQICAAVLSTNGRYGYTCGVDQWLYKIDIHSGDVVDSFYSCVADIKGLCLLQDEICLIYGNGLQVFMFNK, encoded by the exons atgGACATGGTTGGCCGGGTTTTGGAAACTATAGCGGATGGAATTGCCATAGAAATCCTCAATGGACACGCTATAATCACTG GAAAGGGAAATGAGCTGCATTTATTTACCAGACCTCAAAACAATGCCGAAACAGAGCACACATCAATGTGGGAAGAACAGGTGCTGGACACCAAGTTGATAAACAAAATCCATGGCATACACAAAAATCATCAAGGGAATGTTTTGTTGGTGTATGgtgaaaaagaatttgtgctgCTGCAGGCATGCCAAAATCAATTCATAGAATTCTTTAGAGCTTCCTTAAGCGATTGGATAAGCTGTGGTTGTTTTATTATCAATCCGCAAGAAGTGGTCTTACTAACTGCCCATAGTATAATCTTGCGTTTTGATTATGATGTTTTGGAGAAGACATGTAGCCTCAAAGAAAGAATTTCTTGCACTGATAAATCAACCTTATATTGTGCCCATTTATATGGCACAACATGGAAAAAATTGGTGGTTTTTTCGGGTAATGCTTTTGGAGAGCTTCTTATATGGCAACCATCTCAAAATGCTGCAGATATGAAGCTGCCCACAAAACCTAAAATGTCTTCATTGATTCATCGCATTCCCGCCCATAATGGGGTGATATTTTCCATTGACTACGATGAGAATGCTGAAAGACTAATTACCACCAGTGATGATCGTGCTGTTAAATGGTGGAAAGTACTGTTGTTAGAAGCAATGGAAAGTAATTGGGAAAAGTCTTCTCTCAAGCCAGTGGCCAGCGGTTATGGTCACATTTCAAGAGTTTTTAAAGGCCGCATTATAAGAAATG ATTCCAATGTTTATGCTTTAAGCGTAGGCGAAGATTCTTATCTATGTCTGTGGAATGGCAAAGGTGAACTGTTATTCAAAAGAAGACAACAATTTGGAGCCACTATAtggaattttgcatatgatCAACAAAGCAAAACCGTATATACCATAGGATCCAATGGCAATGTGGTGGCTTATGATATGTCCTGCGAACTACAAAAGGAAACTAAACCACCAAACATCGAATTGTTGTTGCCCATAGTTAACGAAGAGCGTCCAAAGGAGTATATAGCAAAAGTAAAATTTCTTGGTGACCATGACAttgtgggtataacaaatgaAAACCGTTTAATGAGATTAACATTAGAAAGCCAAAACAAAGTCGCTGACAATAATAGTTCGTCATGGAGTTTAATAGAAGTGGCAGGCATGGATTTCAAATGTACTGTAATGGAAGTTTACGGCAATCGTATAGCTATTTGTGGTTACAAGCGTTTGATGGTAATTGAATGGAAGAAGGAGAATTATAGATTTGATAAAATTCTCGATGAACACATGCTCGAAGGAGTTATACATGGCTTCATATTCTTTTCACAAGAAGATTTCTTGGTAGGCGACAGTAAGGGCAATTGTGTGCTATACCTGGAAGCACAAAATGTCAGACGACAAATGAAATTGCCTGTATGCAAAGAGCCATGGCTAACCACAGCTTTACTAATCAACCAAGGGCAATTTTTGATGGTAACCAACCGCTTAGGAAATCTTTTGCTTTATAAATTGAACTCAGCCGAAGGCAACTATGACTTATGTGATGTCATAAAACACATACATGGAAATTTAGGAGCCACCCAGCTACAAGTTGTGTGTGAAACTAAGCATAAGGCGTTGGTACGCTCTTGTGGTCATGATGGTGCCATCAAAGTTTTTTCCCTAGATTTTGAAGAGGTAAAACTCAATTTTTGCTATCGAGAAAATGTGCCTTTATCATGTGTGGAAAACATCTGCAAGGAAGATTTTACACACGACTTATTTTTGGGATTTAATGACAGCCACTTTGTGGTTTGGTCCAGAAAATATGATGTTTTGATAAAATTGGATTGTGGGGGAGGGCATAGATGTTGGCATTTTAGAACAGATTTTAACGACAATAACATTTCTTTGGTGTTTATAAAGAACAAGAGAGTGAAATTCCATAGAATGCCCCTCATAAATCAAGGCTTGATGTATTTGCCTGCAGCTAAGCGTTGGCACACCGCTCCTTGTAATACTATGGAAGCCTTAAAATCCAATGATGCTACTCAGGATAACATTGTTGTCACAGCTGGAGATGATATTATTATAAAAATCCATACTCTAACCAAGCATCAAGAACTGGTTCTGCGCAAAGAATTGCACAGCCACATTTCCAATGTCAGAACTTTAAAGCTCTTGGCATTGAACTCggaagaatttttaattttctctggTGGAGGCAGGGCCCAATTATGCATAGCTAAGGtaaattctcaaaattttcacatagaGGAATTACAGAATTATACATTGAAAGCTAAAGAAGGCATGATGACACCAGCTGcgacaaataaacaaaaccagGAAAAGTACAATTTTAATCCAGAGACTCGTTTGATGTCCATAGACATCAAAGAACTAGACAACAAAGGCAATTATCTGCTATTCATAGGCTGTTCGGATGGCTATATTCGCTGTTTAATATTCGAATTATCCTCACTGGTTATTGAACAAGCCTACGAATATTTTTGCAATCGTTGTCTATTGCAAGTGAGATATATAAAAGAATACGATCACCTACTCACTGCCGATACAAATGGTAGGGTATGTATTTTTAACACCAATCTAGAATTAGTTCAAGGTCCGTTACATATACAAGATGGTGGCATAAATGGCATTTCTACCAAATATAATGCCGACAAAAATacccttgaaatttttagttcTGGTGATGGCCAACAAATTGCCTATACCGTACTGGACACCACCACTTGGTCGAAAACTTCCCTCAGTCGCTTTTGGCATGTACATACTTCCCAAATATGTGCTGCTGTTTTATCTACAAATGGTCGCTATGGCTACACTTGTGGTGTAGATCAATGGCTATACAAAATAGATATACATTCAGGGGATGTAGTGGATAGTTTTTATTCTTGTGTGGCTGACATTAAAGGTTTGTGTCTCCTTCAGGACGAAATTTGCCTTATATATGGAAATGGTTTGCAAGTGTTTatgtttaataaataa
- the LOC106086831 gene encoding uncharacterized protein C18orf19 homolog A: protein MNTLRFLTNAVRGSNNTIVYLQKQLLKQEHLKRAAHNYAATAAIFIRNTNAGNSSKRRWECNLLPLNTFFPQNQICSTIITSKFHSIASASRRNLSTKKCPDHTNKSDTKSAVAATESANDDIFGEASKLGLFAKFKLMYKMYWYVLIPVHVVTSAGWLVGFYYLSQSGVDVAAVLQYLHLSETIIEKVQGSSLGHWAIAYLCYKVATPLRYAITLGGTTVSIKYLVQQGYIKPMPTKAQFIQMYEDKKAQRAADKASKDNASTSSNPPQHSQEQK, encoded by the exons atgaaTACGCTCAGATTTCTAACCAATGCCGTAAGAGGAAGCAACAATACAATTGTATACCTGCAAAAGCAACTCCTAAAGCAGGAACACCTAAAACGTGCAGCTCACAATTATGCGGCAACAGCAGCGATATTCATACGTAACACCAATGCCGGTAATAGCAGCAAGAGGCGGTGGGAGTGTAATCTATTGCCTCTAAATACATTTTTCCCTCAAAACCAAATATGCTCCACTATCATcacttcaaaatttcattcaattgcATCTGCCTCAAGACGTAATTTAAGCACAAAGAAATGTCCAGATCATACCAACAAATCGGACACCAAATCAGCTGTGGCTGCAACAGAGTCTGCGAATGATGACATTTTCGGTGAAGCCTCCAAGTTGGGCCTATTTGCCAAATTCAAATTGATGTACAAAATGTATTGGTATGTTTTGATTCCCGTGCATGTTGTCACATCGGCCGGTTGGTTAGTTGGTTTTTATTACTTATCACAAAG tGGAGTCGATGTAGCAGCTGTACTTCAATACCTGCACTTGAGTGAAACAATCATTGAAAAAGTGCAGGGATCCAGTCTCGGTCATTGGGCTATAGCATATCTATGCTACAAGGTGGCAACACCATTGCGCTATGCTATCACTCTTG GTGGCACCACAGTCTCCATTAAATATCTGGTACAACAGGGCTATATTAAACCCATGCCCACTAAGGCCCAATTCATACAAATGTATGAAgacaagaaggcgcagcgggctGCGGATAAAGCAAGTAAAGATAATGCCTCGACCTCTTCAAATCCACCACAACATTCACAAGAGCAGAAATGA